From Strix aluco isolate bStrAlu1 chromosome 33, bStrAlu1.hap1, whole genome shotgun sequence:
AGGAAGAATTCACATGAACTGTAATCATATGGTACACTGAAGTgctagaaagctttaaaatagttCATTTAAATTCACCTTACAATGTTTTCCCCATAGCACTTGCAACTATAATTGAAGAGATAAAAATCTCAACACATACTTCCTTAATTTTTCAACAACTTATCTGCATTCTGGATTTGACCACAGCTGTGAATAATCATTCTCCGTCTAatgttttttaattgttctggTGATTCTTTCCCAAAAACGtgtaggaaagaaaatatttttagataatgCTATCTTTAAGCCACAAAAGGGGCAGGTGTGCATGGTCAAGTATAGAACCTGAAGCTGTCTTCATCCTTCTTTAAAGAAGGAGAGTCTCACACCATCATTTCGAGTTTAGCATCCTTGTTATCGTTTGTGTTCAGGATTACACAGGTTATAAAGGTACGGCCCTAATTTTcataactagaaaaaaatgggAACAGACACTCAACCACTAAAATGCCACCCACAGCGTGTACAAAACCAGGCACAGatactttcttattaaaaataagtaattctcATCACTTTGACCATCTGAAAGTATCACCTTCTGCAGGTGACCTACTAATGCAAACCAAACACCACTGCTAAAGCGGAGACAACGGATAAGGCTTTGCATTTTGGAGATTCTCCTTCCTGTAGGACCTTTTGGGCatgcaaaatcaaaacaaaggagCAGCAAGATTCTAATCAAGAAGAAATATGCATTGCAAAAAAAAGGCATCATAGTCAAGCCTGAAATAAGTCTGCTACAAACtcatccaaaagaaaaatctccCCAGAGACCTTCAGAGCAAGTGCTGAATAACAGTatgaggaagagaaggatggCAGCGCCATTTTAACAGTTCTCTATCAGCAGCAGCTTTGGCAATCCACCAAAACTAGAAtaggtgagaggaaaaaaaacaaggaaggaaaaaaagggagggggggagacGGCAATAGAGGGGAACAGAAAAGTCTTTCTTCAAGCATTTCTCAGGAACAGAAAGAGTCATCACTAACACAGGACTCCACTTAACCTTTCAGTTCTATTTCTGTTTCCATATCTCTGAAAATTTAGTTTCACTGGGCCCAAATTTTATGAAGTAAAAGCATTTTAGGAAACACTTCTTCACCTGTTCTGATTTCTCCTCCTTACATTCCCAAAGCAGAATCAAGCTTTAAATCACGTGGAGGCAGTCCTGGGCCCTGTACGCATGCACAGCTAATCAGAAAAGGACTATTTACTGCAGTGTGTGATCTCACTGCGCTTCTGTCCAGAGCTGACTCTACAGGATCACCAAGGCTGATGCCTCAGACACTGCCCGCCCCACACGCAGCAGCCACTATCCACAGAGAATGCCACTCCTTTCAAACCTGGAAGTCCATGGCTCAAGAAGGCTGATATTCTAAACTAGAATGTGAAAAGACACAGCAGTCTTAATACATGGAAACAAGACGAATTGAAGCACAACGTGTTTGAACTTCCCAGGGATTAGAAGAAACTTGGAGAGAACTTGCCTGCCACCActccaaaccccaaaacactcccTCCCAAACGACTCTGGCATTGCTCCAGttctgaacaaaacaaacaaacccagaaacCAAACGACAAGAAAACTCACAACCCAAAACCCCCCCAGCTTTCTACACACAATTAGACAAGAAATTAGTTTGTATTATCTGAACAAGCCCATCACCTCCAATGTAATTCTTCACAGACACAATTctacaccaaaagaaaaaaaaaagaaaacaaccaaacctCTGGCTCTAGGACTCATTAGAAACATTTGTTTGTAATGACAGAAGAGTATTTATGTTGTCCCACAAAAGACTACTAAGAATTCATTGAATGATACAGCATCTACTGATCTAGTCTTGCTGGAAGAATCCATGCAACAAAACCACAAGAGCACTACTCAGCAGATCAGAGAAAGTATGGGACGGTTCGTAATACTTGCAAAATTATAAAAATCAGTCCTATCTCATCTTCAAATATACCAGGAtgtaaaggccagaaaaagagctaaacagaagagaaactgtTCAAAAGAACAAGTGGAATAAATTATACGAAGCTTTCCCAGGAGGTGCGAGGAGTTTTCAACCATTATGGTACGGCTCTGTAACAGCCTTCAAATCCAACTCCCAAAGAGCCAAAATTCTTATTTCTTTGAGGCTGAAGTTTGATCAGATGATGACTATAATTACTAATGAAAAATTGGCACTAGAAATCAGTTCTGTGTTCTGAATGCTGTGTGCTGAATGTTCTGAAAAACGCTGGGCCGGGAACTGGATGGCTGAAGTGCTACgttttgtattatttatatatttcacgTTAGAGAGCAACAGGGATAACACTGTCAGAACTGCACTGATCTGTACTCTTAGTTACGAAAGGAACAGATTTCACCGTAGCTTTTTATAATATAAAACCCTCCGTTTTCTAGTAGTTGCATTCtaattttaagaaactgaatatataaaaatgaagagCTACACTTAGAAAGTAATTAAGAATAACTGTATCtctattttctcccattttctggttaaaaaaaaaatgacagcactCTTTACCCAAAGACAGTACATGTAGAGCCATGTAATGATACTCTGCTATAGCCTTAAGAACATCTataaagaggaataaaaacagCCTCCCAAACCTATTTATTTATCTGAATATGGATCCACCACTTCCGTTTCCCCTACTGATAATAAATCGAGAACACAGACAGCCTTTCAAATAAATTTTCAGCACCATCATCAACACGCAGATGACCGTATACCTAAGTCAATTAACATGTCATCTAGTTCTTCCTTATGAACCATTATGGCAGAGAAACGTAAGCAAAAATCACCCCAGCACTGCACTGTAGAGATGCTTCCACAGTGTTCTTCAGTGCTCTCACCTGATGGTTCAGACTCAGCTGACTATACAAGAAACAATTCTTCTGTCGACTAACTTACACTTTATACAAAGCTCTCACACACGTGCCgaaatatatacacacagaacAATTGTAAAGTAGCTTTTCTAGCTTCAGTTCTTCAGAACTAATCGAAAGCATTTATACTTACGTAGATGTAGAAGTGTGAACTGTGCTGCCAATTCCTTTGCACCTTCTACTGTCGCGCAGAGTTTGTCTGGCATGAAATAACCATCTGCAATACTGGCAATAACCACCTTGAACACCAGGAGTATTTTCCCATCCTGAGTTGTGGTTGAGTACAAGGAGTATTCTGGTGGTGTCCAGTTACTTTTATTGCAGACATAATCCAGATGCATCACTGCAGAACTGAAGTGACTGGGTTTTAAAGAATACCTGCTAGTTAGAGTAAGCTTTGTGCCTGGGAAAAAAGGGTATGTGCACCCTTCAACTTCAGAGGGGCCTGGACTACGCTGACCATTAAGACGAACTGAAGGACTTGCTGGTTCCCCTAAGGATTTTTGATGACCAGCTCCTTTGTCAGGAAACCCTGAGATTTTCAGAACCAGGACTCAGCTGAGCATTAAAACGCTGCTTCCAAGCTCTTCCTTTCTTACCTCGCTTTGCCAGCGCTACCTCAATACTAGCTCCATCAATGCACTTTCCATTCATTGCAGACATCGCAGCAACTGCATCTTCACggtggaaaaaatgaacaaaagcataGTCTCTCAGCTTCTTTACACGTTTAACTGCTCCTGGCTTGAACTTGTCGAATTCAGCTTTAGTTGTGTCCTCTGTAGTAGATCTCAGCGAATTTCTTACACGTAATTCTTTAActctctgccttcttttttcACCAGCTTCCTCCTCAGGCTGTGCCCAGTCTACCCGAATGGTATGACCCCAGAGCTGGAGTGCTCCTACAGCAAAGGAGCATTACATCAATAAGAAATATGCCAtggaaaacaaaatcattctTAGCAACTACCTCtataaaaagcaaacatgatGCATGGCACACGAAACTGGGGTTTGTTGCCTGCATCTGCTTaagcaaaatatgcaaaatattgcTACTTgacattattaaagaaaataagactCCGAAAAAATTCAAAGATTCAAAATCTCTACCCTTTGGGTTCACCATAAGCTGTCGAAACACAGACTTTGTGATTTTGTGACATGCATAGACATGCACATATAAAGCAACCATAAGCAACATATTGTTTTACttactttttaataatattaCCACTTTAAAAAGCGAGGTCAACAACTGGAAAAAGTCATCTAAATATCTAGGCACTAGCGCAAGCCTTACTCTATGTTGCAGCAGACACCAAaaccacaaactgaaaaaaaatcccaccttgtGACTCGTTCCAAGCCAACATTTTCATATCACACAGCCAGTTTATTTTACATTCCGTGATCTGGCCGTATTTCTCCCGTTACTTTCCAAGGCCTGTATCAGTCTTACGTAACGCTCCTTCCTAACCCTCCATCAGCAGTTAATGCAAGACTTGCCTACATCTCAGCCTTAATAAATACAGGGAGGTTTGTCATTCACTTCAGCAACACCAAGGCTGTATTATCCATTTTAATGACTTTGCTTCTCCAACCATGTTGTTTCATTTCTTCCCgatttaatttctcttctagAATTCCCCTTTTTAACTGTACCTTTACCTATTCCCTCCTCTTTGTCTGTTTTATCCCTTTTACTTTCCCACCctcaaaatgtataaaatgagGTGCAAATAAAAGTCATCTTCTACTTGTTAaactcttaaaattattttctagtaaCAGATTAAAGACctactttcaaacatttttaaaatacgaAACATCAATAACATCATTCATGACACTCAAAGGAAATAAGGGACACATTCCAAGCGTGGTATTTGTTAAGCTCAGCTTTAAGAGAGTTCATGTGCAGGGACTAGTGCGTGCTAATGAAAACTGGATGTGCGCCCCAGCAAACAGATATCCTGGTGTAAATTACAGTAACTTGTGTTTATAAAAAGAGATGTGCGCTCTTTCATTCCCGGAACTGCTTcaatttcagcttctttaaaaaaaaaaaacaacaaacaaaaaccaacaaaaaaaccccagacacaAAACCCTGATTCATGAACCAAAAAAGTTTACCTGAAAGGCATTACTGCAGTTTTGGAACTCTCAAAATCCCTTCAAGAAAGGAAAATCGTGATGATCCACCACCCCACGCCCCCACACAATGGAGAGAGACACTCCCCCAAAACTCAATTGATTTCCAAATAGGTTTACCTGGGATTAGGCTTCTTCTAgccactgcagctgctctgtgaGATTCGTATTGCACAAAAGCAAAGCCACGAGTTTTAGTTTTGTCGGTGGCATCTGGACAAACAGTGACATCTACCACTCcttctgtaacttttttcatttcacgcagtatttcttctttcttcttttcttttggaatCCCTCCAATAAATAGTCTGCAGTTGTTCGAGCTTACGCAGACACCAATAAATCTCCCTGGACGAATTTCGTAATTATTAAGAATCTCGATGGCTAGCTGGGCTTCCTCTTCAGCAGTGTACATCACAAAAGCATAGCCTCGATTCTCACCACTGAATCTCATCATCAGCCTGAACTCATAGATCTTCCCAGCTCTCTCGAAAACAGGAACTAATTCATCTTCATACAGATCATGAGGAATCTTACTCACAAAAACTTCACATCCACGAGGTGGTGGAGGACCTGCCcaaccttaaaataaattatccaaCAACAGTCTCAGTACAAATGCCAGACAGGCGctccccccctgcgccccccagTGTGGAGGTGGGagttacttatttatttttagtctgaacTTAAAACTAGCATATTATCATGTTATTTAATTCTAATGTTTGCTATGTTTGGATAACAGAATGCCATGAGCCcacaatttgtatttcttttaattccatCTTCTGGTTTTTTCAGGGGACTCTGTATGACAACCCACTGAACCCAGCATTATTTAAAGCACTGACAGGTTTGCTGTAAGAGTCTACGCTTCGATCGCTTTTCACCCCTTGAAGTTCTGTGTCAGTTATTAATACAACTGATAGGTGATAACTGAGAAAGAACTGCAGTTGTATTTTCCcttctaacattttaaagttgCAAATGTTTCTCTGCACTTCTTGACcctattttaagaaattttgctCAGGGTGCCCgtgcagatttattttcttcctggacATCATTCAAAAGGTCCAAACATTTTGCTTCCACCTTCTTCATTCATCCACTAAAACAGGACTCCCTAAGGAAGGCAGGATATGGAGCCATCCTTTCTTCAATAGCCAAAACCACTGAACACTTTTCCTCTAGAAACAGACCTCAGTTTTCACGGGCTGGAGCTGGAcggtaggaaaaaagaaattaaaaaaaaaaataatccacagaaCAAGTAAGTCCCTAGTTCACGGCTGAAAATTTCttgtccttatttctccgtgcgggaacagaaacgacgcaacaccaatgtgatgatcaggtcgtccatctttttttttttttttttttccaatcctggttacatttatactctgctcagttccgtacacgcactcatctatcttctgataggctacaggtcatctacacgcgctgttcacgcgcctctacaagcatttgtattggttaattgcaattagcacgtaaagccccaaacttgccaaaactcccttatctcataccctgttttgctcagacttgtgtgcttttgctgcccacaggtgtttctcacttatctgctatcttgtgtgtttttgccagccttattttgctggccttgtcttcgtccttgcattcttctgtctgcactaactttctcccagcgcggcccagactcctacagtatTCCATAAATCCCATGAAATTCCCTAGATTCCATAAATCTGTTCATTGACCTTagttatatatatacacctctCCTTTAAATCTTCATGTATTATCATACTATAAATGGTTTTCTAGGCCAGGTGAGACTTGACTGTTTGAGATGGCTTGTAAGAAGTTACAATGACTGTTTGTAAATGAGGAGTGTCGGTGTGAATTTTGCTTGTTTAAGATGTGGTTTCTATGAGCTTGTGTTGCTGCCAAAGGAGACAGTCTCACTGTCAGTTCTGGTTTCCTGTTCCCACCTTGTTCTTCTGACTGGCATGCTATCCAGAGCAAGCAGCTGATCTGTCTTCAAAATTGCCCTAAAAAATCATGTATTTGTTTTCCACTTCGGTTGGCAACATCACAGTTCTTGTTCAGTTTATGCCACCTGTGGGAAATGTATCTGAAGAATGtagtgtaaaaaaccaaaaaggttaagaaaatgaattttcattgcTTTGGGTCCTCCGCTTAGATTGCTGCAGACATAATGATGTCATTAGAATTACATGGAAGAAAGTCTGAGATGGCAAAGTTATAATCCTCCTGCTGTTAGTGAGATCTGTAATGTTAACTGAAGTTTGATTgcttgagctgctgctgcaaaaaaaaaacttgtttaatGTGTCCTCCAGTGATCATAGAATctatcatagaataccaggttggaaaggacctcagggatcatgtggtccaacctttctcggcaaaagcacagtctagacaagatggcccagcaccgtGTCCAGTGTGGGGGAATCCAGTGCTTCCCTGGGGAGAtcattccaatggctgattgttctcgtcgtgaaaaattttcctcttatgtccaatcagaatctccccaggtaacttgtacccattacccctcatcttttccatgtgactccttgtaaaaagggagtctccatcttctttgtagccgcCCTTTAAATACGgaaacatggtgataaggtctcccctaagccttcttttctcaaggctgagcaaacccaattctttcagcctttcctcacatggcagatttcccagtcctttgatgacctttgtggccctcctctgcaccctCCCCAGCCCGTCCACGTCTTTTTTGGGTAGtgaggaccaaaactgaacacagtattccaggcgtggcctgacaagcactacgtagagtgggatgatgacttctttatctctgctggtgatgcccttgttgatgcaacccggcatcccgttggctttctttgccgctgcaGCTCGCTgctcactcatgttgagcttgttgtccgcCAGGttccccaggtccctttccacagagctgctccccagccaggtagatcccagcctgtgctgcactcctggattatgttttcccggGTGCAAGACCTTAcgcttgtccttgctgaacttgctgaggttcttgttagcccactcctccagcctatccaggtcatcctgcagggtggctctcccttcccaaGTGTCCACTTGCCCACTCAGTTTGGTACTGTCAGCAAACTGCATCAGGacacacttgatcccatcatccagatgaCTTCTGAAGATCTTAAGCAGCGTTGGGCCCAACATCGATCCccgggggaccccacttgtgacaggttgccggtttgaaaaggagctatttaccagcaccctctgggtgcggcctgtcagccagttccccacccaccgcacAGACCACTTCTCTAGACCGCAGAGGATGACTCGAGTACCCGGTCAAGGAAACTCTCTGGTCAGTTGGTAACTACTTGAGGAATGGTGCTTTTGGTTAGCTGTTCCGTGTTTGCTCTGTTAAATACATGTCGCTCATTGGCAAACGTGGCACAGACCAGGTCTGGTTTAAGTCAGGAGTCATAACTTAATCCCagctggcagtgctgtgctgtaaTGCTAATTTGGTAGGCAGCTTTAAGATTAGAAGGGGGGCTTTTTGAATGGCAGGTGGCATTTACTTAGTGAGAGTCACTGTTGAATGATTTACCAGACTGAGGATGATGGTAAAAGTTTGCCGAGGTAATAAATGACCATCGTTACTTAACGTCATGACTTCCCTACACTGTCCAGCAGAGCCTCCTCCCCTTTTGTCCTAACTAAGGTGTGCAGTTGCTTTTGTCTTTGGAGCCCCTAAATGGTGCACTGTTGGTTTATGGGTTTTTGGGTGGGCAACCGACTGGCATGATGTGAGTGATGGCAGTAGTAGCTGGCAAACTGTGTTACTTGCCGTGTCCTGTCC
This genomic window contains:
- the LOC141916978 gene encoding LOW QUALITY PROTEIN: putative RNA-binding protein 46 (The sequence of the model RefSeq protein was modified relative to this genomic sequence to represent the inferred CDS: inserted 2 bases in 1 codon) — translated: MLGPTLLKIFRSHLDDGIKCVLMQFADTCQSEEQGGNRKPELTVRLSPLAATQAHRNHILNKQNSHRHSSFTNSHCWAGPPPPRGCEVFVSKIPHDLYEDELVPVFERAGKIYEFRLMMRFSGENRGYAFVMYTAEEEAQLAIEILNNYEIRPGRFIGVCVSSNNCRLFIGGIPKEKKKEEILREMKKVTEGVVDVTVCPDATDKTKTRGFAFVQYESHRAAAVARRSLIPGALQLWGHTIRVDWAQPEEEAGEKRRQRVKELRVRNSLRSTTEDTTKAEFDKFKPGAVKRVKKLRDYAFVHFFHREDAVAAMSAMNGKCIDGASIEVALAKRGKKGRAWKQRFNAQLSPGSENLRXFPDKGAGHQKSLGEPASPSVRLNGQRSPGPSEVEGCTYPFFPGTKLTLTSRYSLKPSHFSSAVMHLDYVCNKSNWTPPEYSLYSTTTQDGKILLVFKVVIASIADGYFMPDKLCATVEGAKELAAQFTLLHLRKYKCFRLVLKN